In bacterium, a genomic segment contains:
- a CDS encoding polysaccharide transport protein: MRGKKALSNVTASLTLQIVTSLAGFIIPKLLISAYGSSINGLIASIKSFMYYLNLVETGIGTSTIVALYSPLALKDKGAINGILAAAQRFYNHAGVLLTGLIVVLATVYPHIVKHSVSASTASLMVIIIGVSSLSHYFLMGKNRVLLTADQRSFVISLNQAAAVILSTTACVFLILFRVHIVVIQGVITIIYTAQAITLTLYVRKNYPFLEKCVAPSSGAGDKRWDAMLHQLGFVLTSNSPIVLITIICGLSEVSVYAVYYMIIAAVTMLISSCSNGMTAGFGELIMKENTDRVEKAFASYEHLFFIILTWVYTCTAILYIPFINVYVQGFKDANYFRPSFVILMVITGFLYCMRFPYLTMVNAAGKFKETRVGAIIEPCIIISAGTVFANLFGVQGILVAMGIASLYRTVDLAIYFSRHIGRRSVGVIIAKVALNATCAVMAGLPFIVGFVLVKASDLKLWCIYAGLVAIWTLGIVLIGNYLFYRLVTVQCVLRLTNIISKRSF, encoded by the coding sequence ATGCGAGGTAAAAAGGCATTATCGAACGTGACTGCAAGCCTGACATTGCAGATTGTCACATCCTTGGCAGGTTTCATTATTCCCAAGCTGCTTATTTCTGCCTATGGATCATCCATAAATGGATTGATTGCGTCCATTAAAAGCTTCATGTACTACCTCAATCTAGTAGAAACAGGCATTGGGACGTCTACCATTGTGGCTTTATACTCACCTCTTGCACTAAAGGATAAAGGCGCCATCAATGGGATACTTGCAGCTGCTCAAAGATTTTATAACCATGCAGGGGTGCTTCTTACTGGGTTAATTGTCGTCCTTGCGACAGTATACCCGCACATTGTAAAACACTCCGTGAGTGCGTCAACGGCATCTCTAATGGTGATAATTATCGGCGTGAGCAGTCTTTCGCATTACTTTTTAATGGGGAAGAACCGGGTATTGCTAACTGCTGACCAGCGTAGTTTTGTAATTTCGCTAAATCAAGCCGCAGCAGTGATTCTCTCTACAACAGCTTGCGTATTCCTGATACTATTCCGTGTGCATATTGTCGTAATACAGGGAGTTATTACGATAATATATACAGCACAAGCGATTACGCTCACGCTCTACGTGCGGAAGAATTATCCCTTTCTAGAAAAATGCGTTGCGCCATCATCAGGCGCGGGAGATAAGCGCTGGGATGCTATGCTTCATCAGCTTGGTTTTGTCCTGACATCGAACTCCCCTATTGTGTTGATTACAATCATTTGCGGCCTATCTGAAGTGAGCGTTTATGCTGTGTATTATATGATCATCGCTGCGGTAACGATGTTAATTTCATCCTGCTCGAATGGGATGACGGCAGGATTTGGCGAACTTATCATGAAAGAAAACACAGACAGAGTGGAGAAAGCTTTTGCGAGTTATGAGCATTTGTTTTTCATCATTCTTACGTGGGTATATACCTGTACGGCCATCCTCTATATTCCGTTCATTAACGTCTATGTTCAGGGATTCAAAGACGCGAACTATTTCCGCCCGTCATTTGTCATTCTTATGGTAATTACGGGATTTCTTTATTGCATGCGCTTCCCGTACCTAACCATGGTGAATGCTGCAGGGAAGTTTAAGGAAACGCGGGTTGGTGCAATAATCGAGCCATGTATTATCATTAGCGCAGGGACGGTATTTGCCAATTTGTTTGGTGTCCAAGGCATTCTAGTCGCAATGGGGATCGCATCATTATATCGTACGGTTGATTTAGCCATCTATTTCTCGAGGCATATCGGTAGACGGTCGGTTGGGGTTATCATTGCAAAAGTTGCATTGAACGCGACATGCGCAGTTATGGCGGGACTGCCATTCATCGTCGGATTTGTGCTGGTGAAAGCGTCCGATTTGAAGCTCTGGTGCATTTATGCTGGGCTTGTCGCCATTTGGACATTAGGTATCGTGCTTATAGGGAACTATCTGTTTTATAGGCTGGTGACCGTGCAATGCGTGTTGCGCTTAACAAATATTATCAGCAAGAGATCTTTCTAA
- a CDS encoding glycosyltransferase family 4 protein has protein sequence MKVLIIGGFSRSLINFRGPLIRAVRDAGHVVVACAGESDERVEETLCQWGVKFYRIRLTRAGMSPFADLLTFFDLFALMRRVRPDVVLTYTIKPVIWGGLAARVAGAPVTHSLITGLGYAFMEAGNARQRLASMVATKLYKISLRYSRTVFFQNPDDLELFVNRQLVLEAQTRLLNGSGVDLIHYPVTPLPVSPVFLFIGRLLVDKGIQEYVAAIRIVRSDGKSNAAILVGASDPNPSSVKQSEIQEWSKEGIVDYRGELGDVRPVLAECSVYVLPSYREGTPRTVLEAMAMGRPIITTDVPGCRETVKLTAKGMDQRKNSESIMEGENGFLVRPRDAASVATAMRMFIDNPALISDMGQRSREIAEEKYDVHKINAVILEALGLV, from the coding sequence ATGAAAGTTTTGATAATTGGAGGCTTTTCTCGTTCGCTGATTAATTTTCGCGGACCTTTAATTCGTGCGGTTCGGGATGCAGGACACGTGGTTGTGGCATGTGCGGGTGAGTCAGACGAGCGCGTAGAGGAAACGCTTTGCCAATGGGGCGTTAAATTCTATCGGATTCGACTGACCCGTGCAGGAATGAGCCCTTTTGCCGATTTATTGACATTCTTTGACCTATTTGCGCTCATGCGTAGGGTGCGGCCTGATGTCGTGCTGACCTATACTATCAAGCCGGTAATTTGGGGCGGTCTGGCCGCACGCGTGGCGGGCGCTCCGGTTACCCACTCGCTCATCACTGGCCTTGGGTATGCATTTATGGAGGCCGGAAATGCGCGGCAGCGCCTAGCGTCCATGGTGGCGACCAAGCTCTATAAGATTAGCCTGCGCTACAGTCGCACGGTCTTCTTTCAAAATCCTGATGACCTGGAGCTTTTTGTCAATCGTCAACTTGTACTCGAGGCGCAAACTCGCCTTCTTAACGGTTCCGGCGTTGATCTTATTCACTATCCCGTCACCCCTTTGCCTGTGTCGCCAGTATTTCTATTTATAGGTCGTTTGTTGGTAGATAAAGGGATTCAGGAGTATGTCGCAGCGATACGCATAGTCCGATCGGATGGCAAGTCGAATGCCGCGATTCTTGTAGGGGCATCCGACCCTAATCCATCATCCGTTAAACAGTCTGAAATTCAAGAGTGGTCGAAAGAGGGGATTGTCGACTATCGTGGCGAACTGGGTGATGTGCGGCCTGTGTTGGCGGAATGCTCTGTATATGTTTTGCCGTCTTATCGCGAGGGCACCCCGCGGACGGTTCTTGAAGCCATGGCCATGGGCCGGCCAATTATCACTACTGATGTGCCGGGCTGCCGCGAAACCGTAAAGTTGACAGCAAAGGGTATGGATCAAAGAAAGAACAGTGAATCCATCATGGAAGGTGAAAACGGGTTTTTGGTTCGCCCGCGTGATGCGGCTTCAGTCGCTACCGCGATGCGGATGTTTATAGATAATCCTGCTTTAATTTCTGATATGGGGCAACGCAGTCGCGAGATTGCTGAGGAGAAGTATGATGTGCATAAGATAAATGCGGTAATCCTCGAGGCCCTTGGGCTCGTGTAG